ACGGCGACACCTACACCATCAACAGCACGGCTACTCCGCCGGTGTCGCCAAATGGCATTTCGTTCTCGCTGTCCGGCACGCCTGCCGATGGCGACACATTCACGATCGGACCGAACACCGATGGAACGGACGACGGCAGCAATGCCACAGCGATGTCCAATATCGGCAACAGCACCGCGTTTAACGGCACGACCTTGACGAACGGATACGCGGAGTTCGTCAACAACATCGGAAATACGGCGAGCAATCTGCAATCGATGTCGCAGGCGCAGAGCAGCACGCTCTCGCAGATCCAGGCGCAACAGCAGTCGGTGTCCGGTGTGAACCTCGATGAGGAAGCGACGAACCTGCTGCAGTACCAGCAGCTTTACCAGGCGAACAGCAAGGTGATCCAGACCGCGCAATCGCTTTTCGACACGATCTTGCAGGCAATCAGCTAAGGATCGGCCATGCGAATTTCCACACAATCGACCTACGAGAACACTATCCAGAATATGGATAACCAGCAGTCGATGCTTGCGCGTCTGGAGCAGCAGGCGTCGACGGATATTCGCGTCGCGACAGCCGGAGACGATCCGCTGGGGGCCGCGCAAGCCGTGCAACTGTCAGCCCAGGATTCGGCGCTTGCGCAATTCGCGTCGAATCAGAACACCGCGACAAGCCTGCTGCAGACCGAAGGTTCGACGCCAGGCAGCGTGACGAGCACGCTGCAATCCAACGAAAACTTCCCGACCTCACTTGGCGCCTCTCATAGGGGCTGAGGTAGCGCGATGCACGCAGCGGCCCCTTGAACGTACATTCTTGTAGAGGCGTGACAGCCGGTCGGGCCGCGCCTCCCCGCGTTGTAACGGCAAAGGTTGTTCAATGTTTCGTCGATGATCTGCTGCGTTTCGATCGTTTGTGTGTTCGCTTGGCTGTCGCGCCGCGCGCTGCCGGACCGGCAAGCGAGCCGGGCAAGCCGACATTCGACGATTCGATCGCGTTGCCCCAAATGGAACCAAGGTTCGACGTACCCGGCACGCCGACCCGCGCGTCGCCCGATTCGCTTGTCTGCGCGAACTGATTGCGGCCGAGGTGCTGCAGGTTGTGCGGGTTCGCGAAATTCGCGAGCAATACCTGACCAAGCGCCACCTTGCGGCCATCGCTGTACGTACCCGTGATTGTCCCGTCACCGCCGATCGAGTAACTCGCCAACCGTGACGCTCCAAAGCCGTCCTGCGTCGGCGCGGACCTAACGGTGCTACTGCCGCCGGAATGACCCGAGGCATGGCTGCCGAGTTGGGTGGTACGACTCAGGTCGAGCGTGACAATCTGGGGCGAGGCGCAGACGGTATTCGGAATCGCCAATCTGAATTTCCCCATCGGTGTGATCGTGTTGCCGTCCGGGTCGGCGGTCGAAGCAAGTCTGCCAGACGAGTCGAACGTCATGCTGCCAAGGTCGGTGGGCGCGATGCCCGACGGACCTGCGAATACTCGCCATTTCCCCGGATTCTGATTTTTCACAAAGTACACACTGACTGTCGTTTGTCTGCCGAGCGAATCGAACGTTTGACCCGACGTAACGAAG
The genomic region above belongs to Paraburkholderia edwinii and contains:
- a CDS encoding flagellar hook-basal body complex protein encodes the protein MHDRPVDAAMTGAEDALKPAVAATKLTTKPFDYKDSTSFNFVTSGQTFDSLGRQTTVSVYFVKNQNPGKWRVFAGPSGIAPTDLGSMTFDSSGRLASTADPDGNTITPMGKFRLAIPNTVCASPQIVTLDLSRTTQLGSHASGHSGGSSTVRSAPTQDGFGASRLASYSIGGDGTITGTYSDGRKVALGQVLLANFANPHNLQHLGRNQFAQTSESGDARVGVPGTSNLGSIWGNAIESSNVGLPGSLAGPAARGATAKRTHKRSKRSRSSTKH